A stretch of the Bacillus sp. B-jedd genome encodes the following:
- the asnB gene encoding asparagine synthase (glutamine-hydrolyzing), translating to MCGFIGCVHEEKKNFKDEDKQLFTSMNDIITHRGPDDAGYYYDEHVQFGFRRLSIIDLECGSQPLTYENERYWIIFNGEVYNYVELREELLKEGLTFATSSDTEVIIALYSHLKEKAVTKLRGMFAFVIWDKQEKTLFGARDHFGIKPFFYYENEGRTFFASEKKSILMAIDKDELNYDSLQHYLTYQFVPEPETMTEGIHKLEPGHYFTKKAGGKMEIKRYWKANFSPVLRSEDEFVKEIRDVLFDSVKIHMRSDVPVGSFLSGGIDSSIIASIAKEFHPSIKTFSVGFERNGFSEIDVAKETADKLGVENISYVITPEEYMAEVPKIIWHMDDPLADPACVPLYFVAREARKHVTVVLSGEGADELFGGYNIYREPGDLKMFNKIPRVGKVLLKGIAGMMPEGTKGKSFIERGVTPMEERYIGNAKMYTEEEKRELLNVYREGLDFTDITKKLYAESEGYNPVDRMQYIDIHTWMRGDILLKADKMTMAHSLELRVPFLDKEVFSVASRIPSDLKTANGTTKYILRKAAESFVPAHVLDRKKLGFPVPIRHWLKDEMNTWAKDIIRESNTDHLFNKQYLLKLLDEHCLGKADNSRKIWTVLMFMVWHQVYVEEKYSFGTEKSFQAMN from the coding sequence ATGTGCGGTTTTATTGGCTGTGTGCATGAAGAGAAAAAGAACTTTAAAGACGAAGATAAACAGCTTTTTACAAGCATGAATGATATTATCACCCACCGTGGCCCGGATGATGCGGGCTATTATTATGACGAGCATGTCCAATTTGGATTCAGGCGTTTGAGCATCATTGACCTTGAATGCGGCTCCCAGCCGCTCACATACGAAAATGAGCGTTATTGGATCATCTTTAACGGCGAGGTCTACAACTATGTAGAGCTCCGCGAGGAACTCCTGAAAGAGGGCCTTACTTTTGCGACAAGCTCTGATACCGAAGTAATTATCGCCCTATATAGCCACCTGAAGGAAAAGGCGGTTACAAAACTGCGCGGCATGTTCGCGTTCGTTATTTGGGATAAGCAAGAAAAAACATTGTTTGGCGCCCGTGACCATTTCGGAATTAAGCCATTTTTCTATTATGAAAATGAAGGCCGGACTTTCTTCGCTTCGGAGAAAAAGAGTATCCTGATGGCAATAGACAAGGATGAACTCAATTATGATTCCCTGCAGCATTATTTGACGTATCAATTCGTTCCCGAGCCGGAAACGATGACCGAGGGCATCCATAAGCTTGAGCCTGGCCATTACTTTACGAAAAAAGCCGGCGGGAAAATGGAAATCAAGCGTTACTGGAAAGCGAATTTCTCTCCTGTGTTAAGGTCTGAGGATGAATTCGTCAAAGAAATCAGGGACGTTTTATTCGATTCTGTCAAAATTCATATGCGAAGCGATGTACCGGTCGGTTCTTTCCTTTCAGGCGGCATCGATTCTTCGATTATCGCTTCGATCGCCAAAGAATTTCATCCATCCATCAAAACATTCTCCGTCGGTTTTGAACGGAATGGATTCAGTGAAATTGATGTGGCAAAAGAAACCGCCGACAAGCTTGGCGTTGAAAACATCAGCTACGTAATTACTCCTGAAGAATATATGGCGGAAGTTCCGAAAATTATATGGCATATGGATGACCCGCTCGCAGACCCGGCTTGCGTGCCTTTATACTTCGTCGCGCGCGAAGCCAGGAAGCATGTTACAGTCGTCCTCTCAGGTGAAGGCGCCGATGAGCTATTCGGCGGTTATAACATTTACCGCGAACCAGGCGACCTAAAGATGTTCAATAAAATCCCTCGGGTCGGGAAGGTCCTTTTGAAGGGGATTGCCGGCATGATGCCGGAGGGCACGAAGGGAAAGAGCTTCATTGAGCGCGGAGTCACACCGATGGAGGAACGCTATATCGGGAATGCAAAAATGTATACCGAAGAAGAAAAGCGCGAGCTGTTGAATGTTTATAGGGAAGGCCTGGATTTCACAGATATCACGAAAAAACTCTATGCCGAAAGTGAAGGCTATAACCCAGTCGACCGGATGCAGTACATTGATATCCATACGTGGATGCGGGGCGATATCCTTCTGAAAGCAGATAAGATGACGATGGCCCACTCGCTTGAGCTCCGAGTTCCGTTCCTTGATAAGGAAGTGTTCTCGGTTGCATCCAGAATCCCGTCCGATTTGAAGACGGCCAACGGAACAACGAAGTATATTTTGCGGAAAGCAGCTGAAAGCTTTGTCCCTGCGCATGTCCTGGACAGGAAAAAGCTCGGATTCCCTGTTCCGATCCGCCACTGGCTAAAGGACGAAATGAATACGTGGGCAAAAGATATCATCCGCGAAAGCAATACGGATCATCTGTTCAATAAGCAGTATTTGCTGAAATTGCTGGATGAGCATTGCCT
- the metK gene encoding methionine adenosyltransferase has translation MPSKRRLFTSESVTEGHPDKICDQISDSILDAILAQDANARVAAETSVTTGLVLVAGEITTSTYVDIPKIVRETIREIGYTRAKYGFDADTCAVLTSIDEQSADIAMGVDQALEAREGSMSDEEIEAIGAGDQGLMFGFACNETEELMPLPISLAHKLARRLTEVRKNETLPYLRPDGKTQVTVEYDENNKPVRIDTIVISTQHGPEATLEQIQSDLKEHVIGPVVPKELIDDKTKYFINPTGRFVIGGPQGDAGLTGRKIIVDTYGGYARHGGGAFSGKDPTKVDRSAAYAARYVAKNIVAAGLADKVEVQLAYAIGVARPVSISVDTFGTGTVSEEVLVELIENNFDLRPAGIINMLGLRRPIYRATAAYGHFGRIDVDLPWERTDKAEALKSQAKQ, from the coding sequence ATGCCATCAAAACGCCGTTTGTTCACTTCTGAATCGGTAACCGAAGGTCATCCAGATAAAATCTGTGACCAAATTTCTGATTCAATTTTAGATGCCATCCTGGCGCAGGACGCTAATGCCCGTGTCGCGGCAGAAACTTCCGTAACGACAGGGCTTGTGCTTGTTGCGGGAGAAATTACGACTTCAACTTATGTTGACATTCCGAAAATTGTCCGTGAGACAATCCGTGAGATTGGATATACACGTGCAAAATACGGTTTTGATGCAGACACATGCGCAGTACTTACGTCAATTGACGAGCAATCAGCGGATATCGCAATGGGTGTCGACCAGGCGCTCGAAGCCCGTGAAGGAAGCATGTCCGATGAGGAAATTGAAGCAATCGGCGCGGGAGACCAAGGCTTGATGTTCGGCTTTGCCTGCAATGAAACCGAGGAGCTGATGCCTCTTCCAATTTCACTGGCTCACAAGCTTGCCCGCAGGCTGACAGAAGTACGCAAGAATGAAACACTCCCATACCTTCGCCCGGATGGAAAAACACAGGTGACGGTAGAATATGATGAAAACAATAAGCCTGTCCGGATTGATACAATCGTTATTTCTACCCAGCATGGTCCTGAAGCGACACTTGAGCAAATCCAGAGCGATCTGAAAGAACACGTCATCGGCCCGGTAGTACCAAAGGAGCTGATTGATGATAAGACGAAATATTTCATCAACCCGACGGGCCGTTTCGTCATCGGCGGACCGCAGGGGGATGCGGGCTTGACTGGCCGCAAAATCATCGTTGATACTTATGGCGGCTATGCGCGCCATGGCGGCGGCGCTTTCTCCGGAAAAGATCCGACTAAGGTTGACCGTTCCGCAGCCTATGCGGCGCGTTATGTGGCGAAAAACATCGTTGCCGCAGGCCTCGCTGATAAAGTTGAAGTCCAGCTTGCCTATGCAATCGGTGTCGCCCGCCCGGTATCCATCTCTGTTGATACATTTGGAACAGGAACTGTGAGCGAAGAGGTTCTGGTTGAACTGATTGAGAATAACTTTGACCTTCGCCCAGCAGGCATCATTAACATGCTTGGCCTCCGCCGCCCTATTTACAGGGCAACAGCGGCCTATGGCCACTTCGGCCGCATCGATGTCGACCTTCCATGGGAACGTACTGATAAAGCTGAAGCCCTTAAAAGCCAGGCAAAACAATAA
- a CDS encoding thiol-disulfide oxidoreductase DCC family protein, with the protein MKYVALYDGNCVLCLKSKAKSQKLDWLNRVSWISLQQYEHEGRKPSFRAADLRRELHLLDEQGRVFKGFYAMRKLLLQFPLTFLPALLLHLPFAGYLGNPFYRWVARNRFKWMGRECTNGSCSL; encoded by the coding sequence ATGAAGTATGTAGCCCTTTATGATGGCAATTGTGTCCTTTGCCTGAAATCTAAAGCGAAGTCACAAAAACTGGACTGGTTGAATAGAGTCAGCTGGATATCATTGCAGCAATATGAACATGAAGGGAGAAAGCCTTCCTTCAGGGCTGCCGACCTCCGCAGGGAATTACACCTGCTAGATGAACAAGGCCGGGTTTTTAAAGGGTTTTATGCAATGAGGAAATTGCTCCTTCAGTTCCCGCTCACATTCCTGCCGGCCCTATTGCTGCACCTGCCGTTTGCCGGTTATCTTGGCAATCCTTTTTACCGCTGGGTCGCAAGGAACCGATTCAAATGGATGGGCAGGGAATGTACAAATGGCAGCTGCTCCCTTTAA
- the pckA gene encoding phosphoenolpyruvate carboxykinase (ATP): MHGVHNPDAPIKLLNEGALKIQLSVPQLVEKVLSRGEGLLTSTGAVSVSTGKYTGRSPEDKFIVDEASSRDKIDWGKINRPISEKAFSTLYNKVIDYLKQKNEVFVFNGFAGADKRYQLPIQVINEFAWHNLFAQQLFIRPDESQLAGHNPEFTIISAPGFKADPETDGTHSETFIIISFEKRTVLIGGTEYAGEMKKSIFSVMNYLLPESGIMPMHCSANVGAEGDVALFFGLSGTGKTTLSADPNRRLIGDDEHGWSANGVFNIEGGCYAKTISLSREKEPQIFDAICFGSVLENVAVDTDTRLADYDDGELTENTRAAYPLEAIKNIVMPSVAGHPNTIVFLTADAFGVLPPIAKLTKEQAMYHFLSGYTSKLAGTERGITSPQATFSTCFGAPFLPLPANRYAEMLGEKILEHNVRVFLVNTGWTGGEYGTGSRMKLSYTRAMVQAALEGELNNIETVRDEIFGLHVPLHVPGVPDEVLQPEKTWDNVDAYRQKAHELASQFRENFKKFAGANPEIAEKGGPIGLR; this comes from the coding sequence ATGCATGGCGTTCATAATCCAGATGCTCCGATTAAACTTTTAAATGAAGGCGCTTTAAAAATTCAGCTGTCCGTACCGCAATTGGTTGAAAAGGTGTTAAGCCGCGGCGAAGGGCTGCTGACCTCGACAGGCGCGGTCAGCGTTTCCACTGGAAAATATACTGGCCGTTCCCCGGAAGATAAATTCATTGTCGATGAAGCTTCATCAAGGGATAAAATCGACTGGGGCAAAATTAACCGGCCGATTTCCGAAAAAGCATTTTCTACTCTCTATAATAAAGTAATTGATTATTTAAAACAAAAAAATGAAGTCTTCGTTTTTAATGGATTCGCTGGCGCGGATAAACGATACCAGCTGCCGATTCAAGTAATTAATGAATTTGCCTGGCACAATCTTTTTGCCCAACAGCTGTTCATCCGTCCTGATGAAAGCCAACTCGCGGGCCACAATCCCGAATTTACAATTATCTCGGCACCCGGCTTCAAGGCGGATCCTGAAACAGACGGGACGCATTCGGAAACGTTCATCATCATTTCTTTTGAAAAAAGGACGGTTCTGATTGGCGGCACAGAATATGCGGGAGAAATGAAAAAATCGATCTTCTCTGTTATGAACTACCTGCTGCCGGAGTCTGGCATTATGCCAATGCATTGTTCCGCGAATGTGGGGGCTGAAGGGGATGTCGCCCTGTTCTTCGGCTTGTCGGGAACCGGAAAAACGACCTTATCCGCCGACCCGAACCGCCGTCTTATCGGCGATGATGAACATGGCTGGTCAGCAAACGGTGTTTTCAATATCGAGGGTGGATGCTATGCAAAAACCATCAGCCTCAGCAGGGAAAAGGAACCACAAATTTTCGATGCCATTTGCTTCGGCTCAGTGCTGGAAAATGTCGCGGTCGATACGGACACACGGCTTGCCGATTATGATGACGGTGAATTAACTGAAAACACGCGCGCCGCTTATCCGCTTGAGGCAATAAAGAACATCGTGATGCCGAGTGTCGCTGGACACCCGAATACCATTGTGTTTTTGACAGCGGATGCTTTCGGCGTTTTACCGCCTATAGCAAAATTGACGAAGGAACAAGCCATGTATCATTTCCTGAGCGGCTACACATCGAAGCTTGCTGGGACTGAGCGGGGCATCACTTCTCCGCAGGCCACTTTCTCAACCTGCTTTGGCGCGCCATTCTTGCCGCTGCCAGCAAACCGCTACGCCGAAATGCTCGGTGAAAAGATCCTGGAACACAATGTACGCGTTTTTCTCGTCAATACTGGCTGGACTGGCGGGGAATACGGAACAGGCAGCAGGATGAAACTGTCTTATACAAGAGCAATGGTCCAGGCAGCGCTTGAAGGTGAATTGAACAATATCGAAACAGTCCGGGACGAAATCTTCGGCCTGCATGTGCCTTTGCATGTGCCGGGTGTACCAGATGAAGTCCTTCAGCCGGAAAAAACGTGGGACAACGTGGACGCATACAGGCAAAAGGCGCACGAGCTTGCTTCCCAATTCCGAGAGAATTTTAAAAAGTTTGCGGGTGCCAATCCGGAAATTGCCGAAAAAGGCGGACCCATCGGCCTCAGGTGA
- a CDS encoding DUF2584 domain-containing protein — translation MGMPLELNTMIVTKGREQRLEENLFLLEKEGYRLYPIDIPIDIRRTIDADSSGTAKIMKVEWEGSTTRITYELISLYSPN, via the coding sequence ATGGGCATGCCTCTTGAATTGAATACGATGATTGTGACAAAAGGAAGGGAACAGCGCCTGGAAGAAAACTTATTCCTGCTGGAAAAGGAAGGCTACCGCCTTTATCCGATTGATATCCCAATCGATATCAGGAGAACAATCGACGCTGATTCCAGTGGAACAGCGAAAATCATGAAAGTGGAATGGGAAGGAAGCACCACGAGGATCACCTATGAACTCATTTCCTTGTATTCACCAAATTGA